A region from the Aegilops tauschii subsp. strangulata cultivar AL8/78 chromosome 5, Aet v6.0, whole genome shotgun sequence genome encodes:
- the LOC120964748 gene encoding uncharacterized protein encodes MDGGSSINILYYDTFKRMNPSEKQFQPSSTVFHGIVPGKSAYPIGKIKLEVAFDTEFNYRSEFLMFEVVKIKSTYHALSGLPAYSRFLVWPCYVYLKLKMPGPEGTIRVDDDRKIALECEEGDAAYAESAHATEELKFYIANVGRYDFSKEAHY; translated from the coding sequence ATGGATGgcggcagtagcatcaacatcttGTATTACGATACTTTCAAGCGGATGAATCCGTCCGAGAAGCAGTTCCAGCCTTCCTCAACAGTGTTCCACGGGATCGTTCCTGGAAAGTCTGCTTATCCTATTGGCAAGATTAAGCTTGAAGTTGCGTTCGACACTGAATTCAATTACAGATCAGAATTTTTGAtgtttgaggtggtcaagatcaaaAGCACGTATCATGCCCTTTCCGGACTGCCAGCTTATTCTCGTTTCCTGGTGTGGCCCTGCTATGTCTACTTGAAACTCAAGATGCCTGGTCCAGAGGGTACCATTAGAGTTGATGATGACAGGAAAATtgctttggagtgtgaggaaggagATGCAGCCTACGCCGAGTCGGCCCATGCAACTGAGGAGTTGAAATTCTATATAGCCAATGTTGGCCGATATGACTTCTCCAAAGAAGCCCACTATTGA